In Ascaphus truei isolate aAscTru1 chromosome 21, aAscTru1.hap1, whole genome shotgun sequence, one DNA window encodes the following:
- the LOC142472419 gene encoding uncharacterized protein LOC142472419, with translation MLVKEGRTQAGPCTSETLLSLLLEEGQCQDAHTEPFQLADALQRPGGKEAAPPPLPPKAPEERPQSSQGPPTPSRSPLSSQQPSNEPDNLLIQAMLASGLPTLIGGDLLLRESLPCTPESESPRQLPHRNSSPDPEEELSSGGWSQSPVWGQESDGSVTSTQPSMSSVSQSPGEDSGAPSGEEVGDGGEWGAEDRPTTGWVRDTEGRWEGEGSPVCLSFGDTSSGGDSPSLVGQHPDTSETSSTAEVFFTPPQSPIRPAQPPAPSTQRTVPEGPAFTAHPAGTGSCQVEDGMAEVYREIWRDLYFRANLFRRFLNMGRSTRPQ, from the exons ATGCTGGTAAAAGAGGGGCGCACACAGGCCGGGCCGTGCACCTCCGAGACCCTGCTGTCCCTGCTGCTAGAGGAGGGGCAGTGCCAGGATGCCCACACAGAACCGTTCCAGCTGGCAGACGCGCTGCAGAGACcggggggtaaagaggcag ctcctcctccccttcccccaaagGCACCAGAAGAAAGACCCCAATCCTCCCAAGGACCCCCCACTCCCAGCCGGTCACCTCTCAGTTCGCAGCAGCCCTCGAATGAGCCGGACAACCTCCTGATACAAGCCATGTTGGCCTCAGGACTCCCCACACTCATCGGAGGTGATCTGCTGCTTCGTGAGTCTCTCCCCTGCACCCCAGAATCGGAGTCCCCCCGTCAGCTCCCGCACAGGAACAGCAGCCCAGACCCTGAGGAGGAACTATCATCTGGGGGGTGGTCTCAGAGCCCTGTGTGGGGTCAGGAGTCCGACGGCTCCGTCACATCTACCCAGCCATCAATGAGCAGTGTCAGCCAGTCACCTGGGGAAGACTCAGGAGCCCCAAGTGGAGAAGAGGTGGGAGACGGCGGGGAGTGGGGGGCAGAGGACAGGCCGACCACAGGATGGGTGCGAGATACAGAGGggcggtgggagggagaggggagccctgtgtgtctgtcatttgGGGACACCTCCTCAGGTGGGGATTCTCCTTCTCTGGTGGGCCAGCACCCGGACACCAGTGAGACCTCCTCCACAGCCGAGGTCTTCTTCACCCCACCGCAGAGCCCGATCCGCCCGGCACAGCCCCCAGCTCCCAGCACCCAGAGGACCGTGCCCGAGGGTCCGGCTTTCACCGCCCACCCCGCGGGGACAGGCAGTTGCCAGGTAGAGGACGGGATGGCAGAGGTTTACAGAGAGATTTGGCGTGACCTGTATTTTCGGGCCAACCTGTTCCGGAGATTCCTAAACATGGGGCGCTCTACAAGACCCCAGTGA